Proteins co-encoded in one Salvia splendens isolate huo1 chromosome 4, SspV2, whole genome shotgun sequence genomic window:
- the LOC121798289 gene encoding tropinone reductase 1-like isoform X1 — MEVTKEVSREEKWSLKGMSAVVTGGTRGIGRAIVEELAGFGARIHTCSRNKKELDERVQQWKAKGYQVSGSVCDLTSRTQRQELMQTVASLFDGKLNILINNAAISIMKRAMEHDEEDFWQIIGTNLESPYHLSQMAHPLLKASGRGNIVFISSVAGKTALPALAVYSASKGAINQLTKNLAYEWAKDNIRVNTVAPWAVNTTIVKPEDIDVCIQSMFGPLMARTPIRPIAEPDEISPLTAFLCLPAASYITGQVIYVDGGFTSSA; from the exons ATGGAAGTGACGAAAGAGGTGAGTAGAGAAGAGAAATGGTCACTCAAGGGCATGTCGGCTGTTGTGACGGGTGGAACTAGAGGCATCGG ACGGGCGATAGTGGAGGAGCTAGCGGGGTTCGGTGCAAGAATCCACACATGTTCAAGAAACAAGAAGGAGCTAGATGAAAGAGTTCAACAATGGAAAGCCAAAGGGTATCAAGTGAGTGGCTCGGTTTGTGATCTAACTTCAAGAACACAAAGACAAGAACTAATGCAAACCGTGGCTTCACTTTTCGATGGCAAGCTCAACATTCTT ATCAACAATGCTGCAATAAGCATAATGAAAAGAGCAATGGAGCATGATGAGGAAGACTTTTGGCAAATAATAGGAACAAATTTGGAGTCACCCTATCATCTCTCCCAAATGGCACACCCTCTGCTCAAAGCTTCCGGCAGGGGCAATATCGTCTTTATCTCCTCCGTCGCTGGCAAAACTGCGCTCCCCGCACTCGCTGTCTATTCCGCTTCCAAAG GTGCAATAAATCAATTGACAAAGAATTTGGCTTATGAGTGGGCAAAAGACAACATTAGAGTTAACACAGTGGCACCATGGGCAGTCAACACCACTATTGTCAAACCT GAAGATATTGACGTGTGTATACAAAGTATGTTTGGGCCGCTGATGGCCCGAACTCCGATCCGGCCCATAGCCGAACCGGATGAGATATCGCCTTTGACGGCATTCCTCTGCCTTCCGGCGGCTTCTTACATTACCGGCCAAGTTATTTATGTTGATGGTGGCTTCACTTCTAGCGCTTGA
- the LOC121798289 gene encoding tropinone reductase 1-like isoform X2 — protein MEVTKEVSREEKWSLKGMSAVVTGGTRGIGRAIVEELAGFGARIHTCSRNKKELDERVQQWKAKGYQVSGSVCDLTSRTQRQELMQTVASLFDGKLNILINNAAISIMKRAMEHDEEDFWQIIGTNLESPYHLSQMAHPLLKASGRGNIVFISSVAGKTALPALAVYSASKGAINQLTKNLAYEWAKDNIRVNTVAPWAVNTTIVKPWIGSINHQANQHPNWLLDDK, from the exons ATGGAAGTGACGAAAGAGGTGAGTAGAGAAGAGAAATGGTCACTCAAGGGCATGTCGGCTGTTGTGACGGGTGGAACTAGAGGCATCGG ACGGGCGATAGTGGAGGAGCTAGCGGGGTTCGGTGCAAGAATCCACACATGTTCAAGAAACAAGAAGGAGCTAGATGAAAGAGTTCAACAATGGAAAGCCAAAGGGTATCAAGTGAGTGGCTCGGTTTGTGATCTAACTTCAAGAACACAAAGACAAGAACTAATGCAAACCGTGGCTTCACTTTTCGATGGCAAGCTCAACATTCTT ATCAACAATGCTGCAATAAGCATAATGAAAAGAGCAATGGAGCATGATGAGGAAGACTTTTGGCAAATAATAGGAACAAATTTGGAGTCACCCTATCATCTCTCCCAAATGGCACACCCTCTGCTCAAAGCTTCCGGCAGGGGCAATATCGTCTTTATCTCCTCCGTCGCTGGCAAAACTGCGCTCCCCGCACTCGCTGTCTATTCCGCTTCCAAAG GTGCAATAAATCAATTGACAAAGAATTTGGCTTATGAGTGGGCAAAAGACAACATTAGAGTTAACACAGTGGCACCATGGGCAGTCAACACCACTATTGTCAAACCT TGGATTGGCAGCATCAATCATCAAGCCAATCAACATCCCAATTGGTTGCTTGATGATAAATAA